A single Parabacteroides timonensis DNA region contains:
- the hflX gene encoding GTPase HflX — protein MKEFIISEALTEKAVLVGLITPEQNEQKVKEYLDELAFLADTAGAEAVKQFYQRLDYANPVTFVGTGKLQEIKEYVIENEIGLVIFDDELTPKQLRNIEKELQVKILDRTSLILDIFAHRAQTANAKTQVELAQYKYMLPRLTRLWTHLERQRGGVGMRGPGETQLETDKRIILDKISKLKRDLVEIDKQKSVQRKNRGKMVRVALVGYTNVGKSTLMNQLSKSDVFAENKLFATLDTTVRKVIVENLPFLLSDTVGFIRKLPTELVESFKSTLDEVREADLLIHVVDISHPTFEEQIEVVNKTLAEIDKTEKPMIMVFNKVDAFNFVPKEEDDLTPRTRENIDLDELKRTWMNKLQDNCIFISAKERTNIDALKALLYERVKQIHITRFPYNDFLFQQYDEEE, from the coding sequence ATGAAAGAATTTATTATATCAGAAGCGCTCACAGAAAAAGCGGTACTCGTTGGTTTGATTACCCCTGAGCAAAACGAACAGAAAGTAAAAGAATATCTGGACGAATTGGCATTTCTTGCCGATACGGCCGGAGCCGAAGCCGTGAAGCAGTTTTATCAAAGACTGGATTATGCAAACCCCGTCACTTTCGTCGGTACCGGAAAGCTACAGGAAATAAAAGAGTACGTCATCGAAAACGAAATCGGATTGGTTATCTTCGATGATGAGCTTACTCCCAAGCAGCTTCGTAACATAGAAAAAGAACTTCAGGTGAAGATCCTCGATCGTACCAGCCTGATCCTCGATATATTCGCCCATCGTGCCCAGACCGCCAATGCAAAGACACAGGTGGAACTGGCTCAGTATAAATATATGTTACCCCGCCTGACCCGTTTGTGGACTCACCTCGAACGTCAGCGTGGTGGTGTCGGCATGCGCGGACCGGGTGAAACCCAGCTCGAAACCGACAAACGTATCATCCTGGATAAAATATCCAAGTTGAAGCGCGACCTGGTAGAGATCGACAAACAGAAAAGTGTTCAACGGAAGAACCGCGGCAAGATGGTCCGCGTGGCATTGGTCGGATATACCAACGTAGGCAAATCTACATTGATGAATCAACTGAGTAAGAGCGATGTATTTGCTGAGAACAAATTGTTCGCAACACTCGATACAACCGTCAGAAAGGTGATTGTAGAAAACCTTCCGTTTCTGTTGTCAGACACGGTCGGATTCATCCGTAAACTACCAACCGAACTAGTCGAGTCATTCAAATCGACCCTCGACGAAGTGCGTGAGGCCGACTTGCTCATACATGTAGTAGATATCTCCCATCCGACTTTCGAAGAACAGATCGAAGTGGTAAACAAGACCCTGGCCGAAATCGACAAGACGGAGAAGCCGATGATCATGGTATTCAACAAAGTAGACGCTTTCAATTTTGTACCGAAAGAAGAAGACGACCTCACCCCTCGGACACGTGAAAACATCGACCTGGACGAGTTAAAACGTACCTGGATGAACAAGCTACAGGACAACTGTATCTTTATCTCCGCAAAGGAACGCACCAATATAGATGCTTTAAAAGCATTGTTATACGAACGGGTTAAACAAATACATATCACCCGTTTTCCTTACAACGACTTCCTCTTCCAGCAATACGACGAAGAAGAGTAA
- a CDS encoding DUF4954 family protein yields the protein MDKIRNLRPEEIAILQSQNCHAESWDQVFVPPTFDTKYLSNVRFSGSVILGLFEKEFILPGGVRKHSGIRNASLHNCFLGDNILIENIHNYIANYRINDDCFIENVNVMVVDGATSFGNNVAVSVLNETGGREVPIHDSLSASMAYVIALYRHRPELIRHLQELIADYAESITSDYGTIGKQVRIINTGTIRNVRIGDHTTIENCTRLENGSINSNKQAPVYIGDSVIAQDFILSSGAVIADAAKIIRCFIGQACHVTHNFSAHDSLLFSNCAFENGEACAIFAGPFTVSMHKSSLLIAGMYSFLNAGSGSNQSNHMYKLGPIHQGIVERGSKTTSDSYILWPARIGAFSLVMGRHHHHSDTSDMPFSYLIEKDDETYLVPGVNLRSVGTIRDAQKWPKRDKRTDPERLDMINYNLLSPYTIHKMIKAVGILKNLQQLVGETSEIYYFQNTRIKGSSLRNALNLYGMAINKFLGNSLIKKLEGTQFRSIEEVRRQLQPTSEKGAGEWIDLSGLILPKEELDNLIGEIETGQTHSLSTIEAFFHSMHSHYYDMEWTWAYKKIEAYYNIDLKTITAAEIIRLVELWKSSVISLDELLYKDAQKEFSLTSMTGFGVDGTRKEKEEDFEIVRGAFEQNPFVTAVKEHISTKRALGDELIGRINRIADFEK from the coding sequence ATGGATAAAATAAGAAACCTGCGGCCGGAAGAGATTGCGATCCTGCAATCTCAGAATTGCCATGCAGAAAGCTGGGATCAGGTGTTTGTCCCGCCCACTTTTGATACGAAATACCTTTCCAACGTACGCTTTTCGGGAAGTGTTATATTGGGCCTCTTCGAAAAGGAATTTATATTGCCCGGTGGAGTCAGGAAGCATAGTGGGATTAGGAATGCAAGTTTGCATAACTGCTTTTTAGGCGACAATATCCTGATCGAAAATATACATAATTATATTGCCAACTACCGTATCAACGACGATTGCTTTATCGAAAACGTAAATGTAATGGTCGTAGACGGAGCAACTTCTTTTGGTAACAATGTTGCCGTATCGGTTCTGAACGAAACCGGAGGTCGGGAAGTCCCGATCCACGACAGCCTTTCCGCTTCAATGGCTTATGTTATTGCCCTCTACCGCCATCGACCGGAACTGATCCGACACTTACAGGAGCTGATAGCCGATTATGCCGAAAGCATTACATCCGATTATGGTACGATCGGCAAACAAGTCAGGATTATCAATACGGGAACCATCCGCAATGTACGGATCGGAGATCATACGACGATTGAAAACTGTACCCGCCTGGAAAACGGTTCGATCAACAGTAACAAACAAGCCCCGGTATATATCGGCGACAGCGTGATCGCCCAGGATTTCATCCTCTCGTCAGGAGCAGTAATTGCCGACGCAGCCAAGATCATCCGCTGCTTTATCGGGCAAGCCTGCCATGTGACTCATAACTTCTCGGCTCACGACTCATTATTATTCAGTAACTGTGCTTTCGAAAATGGGGAAGCTTGCGCCATCTTTGCCGGTCCATTCACCGTCTCCATGCACAAAAGCAGCCTATTGATAGCAGGGATGTATTCGTTCCTGAATGCCGGAAGCGGTTCGAACCAGAGCAATCATATGTACAAATTGGGACCTATCCACCAAGGGATTGTAGAAAGGGGATCGAAGACGACCAGCGACTCGTACATCCTTTGGCCGGCACGTATCGGTGCATTCTCCCTGGTCATGGGCCGTCATCACCATCATAGCGACACATCAGACATGCCTTTCTCTTACCTGATAGAAAAAGATGATGAGACTTATCTCGTTCCGGGTGTCAACCTAAGAAGCGTAGGTACGATCCGCGATGCCCAGAAATGGCCGAAGCGCGATAAACGAACCGATCCGGAACGCCTGGATATGATCAACTACAATCTATTGAGTCCCTATACGATCCATAAAATGATAAAGGCGGTCGGTATCCTGAAAAACCTGCAACAACTGGTAGGGGAAACATCCGAAATATATTATTTCCAAAATACCCGCATTAAAGGTTCGTCTCTACGAAATGCCCTGAATTTATATGGAATGGCAATCAACAAGTTCCTGGGCAACTCCTTGATTAAAAAACTGGAGGGCACACAATTCCGTTCTATCGAAGAGGTGCGCCGGCAGTTACAACCGACATCGGAGAAAGGTGCTGGTGAATGGATCGACTTGTCAGGACTAATCCTTCCCAAAGAGGAACTGGATAACCTGATCGGCGAGATTGAAACGGGGCAGACTCATTCATTATCCACGATAGAAGCTTTTTTCCATTCGATGCACAGTCATTATTACGATATGGAATGGACGTGGGCTTACAAGAAAATTGAAGCGTATTACAACATCGACCTAAAAACGATCACCGCTGCTGAAATCATCCGGTTGGTGGAGTTGTGGAAATCATCCGTAATCAGCTTGGACGAGTTATTATATAAAGATGCACAAAAAGAATTCTCCCTCACCTCGATGACCGGTTTCGGCGTAGACGGCACCCGGAAAGAGAAAGAAGAAGACTTCGAAATCGTACGCGGCGCATTCGAACAGAATCCATTCGTTACAGCAGTCAAAGAACACATCAGCACGAAACGGGCATTGGGCGATGAACTGATCGGTAGAATAAACCGTATCGCAGATTTTGAAAAATAA